Proteins found in one Amblyraja radiata isolate CabotCenter1 chromosome 15, sAmbRad1.1.pri, whole genome shotgun sequence genomic segment:
- the LOC116981505 gene encoding uncharacterized protein LOC116981505, whose protein sequence is MKQLEIARSKTTDRLRFNISWSFFFSPPLRSRRFLRTRLATKIRLTVSALNNKIRQNGITGVNNYTFSQSVTQSPNAVTGKECESVTITFLFHVGSSGSYVFNVGRFFKQAQPGAKRQRITTGGRFVVSTNKAEKTFTVKIIRLRVEDMATYYCQAEYKWRTHSDGPADGKGTTVTVTADSISAGSQSPPQQSSLSGDTATLNCVYSGFCSYTVHWYRQFSGQALEFLLQRHTSGKQDEEEAADGRISGSLDPAQKISQLTLSEVLPSDEAVYYCGMSPRIAQ, encoded by the exons ATGAAGCAGCTCGAGATTGCCAGAAGTAAAACGACCGACCGTCTGCGGTTCAACATCTCCTGGTCTTTCTTTTTCTCGCCACCGCTGAGGTCCCGGAGGTTCCTGCGGACCCGGCTGGCCACGAAAATACGTCTGACGGTGAGCGCGTTAAACAACAAAATCAGACAGAATGGAATCACCGGGGTGAACAACT ACACCTTCAGTCAGTCAGTGACCCAGAGTCCGAATGCGGTGACTGGAAAAGAGTGTGAGTCCGTCACCATCACCTTCCTTTTCCATGTTGGTTCCAGTGGCAGCTACGTATTTAATGTAGGACGTTTCTTCAAGCAAGCACAACCCGGTGCTAAACGGCAGCGGATCACGACAGGTGGACGGTTTGTTGTGTCGACCAATAAAGCGGAAAAGACCTTTACGGTGAAAATTATTCGTTTGAGAGTTGAGGACATGGCCACATATTACTGTCAAGCTGAGTACAAGTGGAGAACACACAGTGATGGGCCTGCG GATGGGAAGGGGACTACGGTGACTGTCACAGCCG ATTCCATTTCCGCGGGTTCCCAGAGCCCGCCTCAACAATcctctctttctggtgacactgcCACCCTTAACTGCGTATATTCCGGATTCTGCTCGTACACAGTACACTGGTACCGGCAGTTCTCAGGGCAGGCTCTGGAATTcctgctccaaagacatacttcaGGAAAGCAAGATGAGGAAGAGGCTGCCGATGGTCGTATTTCTGGTTCTCTCGATCCTGCCCAGAAAATCAGTCAGTTAACGCTATCTGAAGTACTGCCGAGCGACGAGGCTGTGTATTACTGTGGGATGAGTCCGCGCATCGCACAGTGA